One Desulfobulbus propionicus DSM 2032 DNA segment encodes these proteins:
- a CDS encoding DEAD/DEAH box helicase, giving the protein MTADARPSLVPLQLTVDRECRLAGASPALLAALKAELTIDNPKYQAAKQFGRWIGKQLKPKLFFFRQQDDGICFPRGFGNQAVRICRRVSGETPEVVDHRRTLDEIDLAFRGTLRPYQEQAVATILDHSFGVLEAGTGSGKTVMALAVMARRRQPALILVHNKELLRQWQQRIEQFLGVEAGQAGDGVFDIRPITVAIVNTAKKHLHTLPGQFGQLVVDECHRVPASLFTDVVSAFDCRYMLGLSATAFRREDGMTRLIHIYMGDRVHAVDGRMLAASGAVVRPELEQRPTGFLYGYQGEYPKLIKALAGNLQRNRLIVDDILALIRHGHRGTILVVSDRVAHCQALADLLQAGGVIAPVLTGQSPPETRADLVADVQAGKVAVLVATLQLIGEGFDCPGLSTLILATPIKFEGRLLQVVGRIMRPAVGKRARVIDYVDENIPVLRRSAAARRAVFSGW; this is encoded by the coding sequence ATGACCGCAGACGCCCGCCCTTCCCTTGTGCCGCTGCAACTTACCGTGGACCGGGAATGCCGCCTCGCCGGGGCCTCCCCCGCGCTGCTCGCCGCCCTCAAGGCGGAATTGACCATCGACAACCCCAAATACCAGGCGGCGAAACAGTTTGGCCGCTGGATCGGCAAACAGCTCAAACCCAAACTCTTTTTCTTCCGTCAACAGGACGACGGCATCTGCTTTCCGCGCGGTTTCGGCAACCAGGCGGTACGGATCTGCCGCCGGGTAAGCGGTGAAACACCCGAAGTCGTCGACCACCGCCGCACCCTGGACGAAATCGACCTGGCTTTCCGGGGAACGCTCCGTCCCTACCAGGAGCAGGCGGTGGCGACTATCCTGGACCACTCGTTCGGCGTGCTCGAGGCCGGCACCGGCTCCGGCAAGACGGTCATGGCCCTGGCGGTGATGGCCCGCCGCAGGCAGCCGGCCCTGATTCTGGTGCACAACAAGGAGCTGCTGCGCCAGTGGCAGCAACGGATAGAACAGTTTCTCGGTGTCGAGGCCGGCCAGGCCGGAGACGGGGTATTCGACATCCGCCCCATCACCGTGGCCATTGTCAATACCGCGAAAAAACATCTGCACACCCTGCCCGGGCAGTTCGGTCAGCTAGTGGTCGACGAGTGCCACCGGGTTCCTGCCAGTCTGTTCACCGATGTGGTGTCGGCCTTTGATTGCCGCTACATGCTGGGCCTCTCGGCCACGGCTTTCCGGCGGGAAGACGGCATGACCCGGTTGATCCACATCTATATGGGCGACCGGGTGCATGCGGTGGACGGGCGCATGCTGGCCGCCAGCGGCGCGGTGGTCCGACCGGAGCTTGAGCAGCGGCCGACCGGATTCCTCTACGGCTATCAGGGCGAATATCCAAAACTGATCAAGGCCTTGGCCGGCAACCTTCAGCGCAACCGATTGATTGTCGACGACATCCTTGCCCTGATCCGCCACGGCCATCGGGGCACGATCCTGGTGGTTTCCGATCGCGTGGCGCACTGCCAGGCCCTGGCCGATCTGCTCCAGGCTGGCGGCGTGATTGCGCCGGTGCTGACCGGCCAGTCTCCTCCGGAAACACGGGCCGACTTGGTGGCCGATGTTCAGGCCGGCAAGGTGGCGGTGCTGGTGGCCACCCTGCAGCTGATCGGCGAGGGGTTTGACTGCCCAGGCCTGTCCACCCTGATCCTGGCCACCCCGATCAAATTCGAGGGCAGGTTGCTGCAGGTGGTTGGCCGGATCATGCGGCCCGCCGTGGGCAAACGCGCCCGGGTGATCGACTATGTCGATGAAAACATACCGGTCCTGCGGCGCTCGGCAGCGGCCCGCCGAGCGGTTTTTTCGGGATGGTGA
- the typA gene encoding translational GTPase TypA, whose amino-acid sequence MDQQFIRNVAIIAHVDHGKTTLVDQLFRHSGMFRDNQQVAERLMDSMDLERERGITIASKNGSYTYGDYQINIIDTPGHADFGGQVERVLRMADGAVLLVDAQEGPMPQTFFVVKKALAAGLPILVVINKIDKPAARCDWAVDQVFGLLDRLDAPDHILDFPVVYASAKAGYAIAEPDTEVTPETGMRAVSEMIIKHVPPPSGSPNAPLQLQINTIDYSPYLGRLGIGKIVNGSLTLRTPLAVARLDGSIAPVRINKIFGYCGDQKVPVDSASVGDIIAVAGMEDVTVGVTFTDPADPRPLPLIEIDPPTISMNFIPNDSPFAGQDGKYVTSRHLEERLSRETLADVALQVEPLTEGIGYRVSGRGELHLSILIEKMRREEYEFQVTRPQVIMREIDGQLMEPYEELSVDVDEQFQGVVIEKLGKLKGVLLDMQVDKEMTRMKFKVPTRGLLGYRSVFMTDTRGMGVMNYIFAEWGPHAGEIQNRINGVMIVKEPCTTVAYALFNLQDRGRLFLGPGVDVYPGMIIGEHCRPADLIVNPAKGKKLTNMRASGSDEAVILTPPVDMSLEDCISYINDDELVEITPKAIRLRKRKDAKIRG is encoded by the coding sequence ATGGATCAGCAGTTTATTCGTAACGTCGCCATTATCGCCCATGTTGACCATGGAAAAACAACCCTTGTCGATCAGTTGTTCCGCCACAGCGGCATGTTCCGCGACAATCAGCAGGTGGCGGAACGGTTGATGGACTCCATGGATCTGGAACGCGAGCGGGGCATCACCATTGCCTCGAAAAACGGTTCCTACACCTATGGCGACTACCAGATCAACATCATCGACACCCCGGGCCATGCCGACTTCGGCGGCCAGGTGGAACGGGTGCTGCGCATGGCCGACGGCGCGGTCCTGCTGGTCGATGCCCAGGAAGGTCCCATGCCCCAGACCTTTTTCGTGGTCAAGAAGGCCCTGGCCGCCGGCCTGCCCATCCTGGTGGTGATCAACAAGATCGACAAGCCAGCGGCGCGCTGCGACTGGGCGGTGGATCAGGTTTTCGGCCTGCTGGACCGCCTCGACGCTCCGGATCACATCCTCGATTTTCCGGTGGTCTACGCCTCGGCCAAGGCCGGCTACGCCATTGCCGAGCCGGATACCGAGGTTACGCCGGAAACCGGCATGCGCGCGGTATCGGAGATGATCATCAAGCACGTGCCACCGCCCTCGGGCAGCCCGAACGCGCCGTTGCAGCTGCAGATCAACACCATCGACTACTCGCCCTACCTCGGCCGCCTGGGCATCGGCAAGATCGTCAACGGCAGCCTCACCCTGCGGACCCCGCTGGCGGTGGCCCGCCTCGACGGCTCGATCGCCCCGGTGCGCATCAACAAGATCTTCGGCTACTGCGGCGATCAGAAGGTGCCGGTGGACAGTGCCTCGGTGGGCGATATCATCGCCGTGGCCGGCATGGAGGATGTAACGGTCGGCGTCACCTTCACCGATCCCGCCGATCCCCGTCCCCTGCCGCTGATCGAGATCGACCCGCCGACCATCTCGATGAATTTCATCCCCAACGACTCCCCTTTTGCCGGTCAGGACGGCAAATACGTCACCTCCCGCCACCTGGAGGAGCGTCTGTCCCGCGAGACCCTGGCCGATGTGGCCCTGCAGGTCGAACCCCTGACCGAGGGCATCGGTTACCGGGTCTCCGGCCGCGGCGAGCTGCATCTGTCCATCCTCATTGAAAAGATGCGACGGGAGGAGTATGAATTCCAGGTAACCCGGCCGCAGGTGATCATGCGCGAAATCGACGGTCAGTTGATGGAACCCTATGAAGAGCTGTCGGTCGACGTAGACGAGCAGTTCCAGGGCGTGGTCATCGAAAAATTGGGCAAGCTCAAGGGCGTGCTGCTCGACATGCAGGTGGACAAGGAAATGACCCGGATGAAGTTCAAGGTGCCCACCCGGGGACTGCTTGGCTACCGCTCGGTGTTCATGACCGATACCCGCGGCATGGGGGTGATGAACTACATCTTTGCCGAATGGGGGCCCCATGCCGGCGAGATCCAAAACCGGATCAACGGGGTGATGATCGTCAAGGAACCCTGCACCACCGTGGCCTATGCCCTGTTCAATCTCCAGGATCGCGGCCGGTTGTTCCTCGGCCCGGGGGTCGATGTCTATCCGGGGATGATCATCGGCGAGCACTGCCGACCGGCCGACCTGATCGTCAACCCGGCCAAAGGCAAGAAGTTGACCAACATGCGCGCCTCGGGTTCGGACGAAGCGGTGATCCTCACCCCGCCGGTTGACATGAGCCTGGAAGACTGCATATCGTACATCAATGATGACGAACTGGTGGAAATCACCCCCAAGGCCATTCGCCTGCGCAAGCGCAAGGACGCCAAGATTCGGGGGTAG
- a CDS encoding NUDIX domain-containing protein, whose protein sequence is MQCPSCGAPLHVYRNPAPTVDIIIETEGGIVLIERKNPPHGWALPGGFVDYGESFEDAARREAAEETGLTVTLQRQLHTYSDPKRDARQHTASTVFIATASGQPVAADDARRAGVFVEAELPELAFDHARILRDYFAFKASGRLPEL, encoded by the coding sequence ATGCAATGCCCCTCCTGCGGCGCACCGCTGCACGTCTACAGAAACCCTGCCCCCACGGTGGACATCATCATTGAAACCGAGGGCGGCATCGTGCTCATCGAGCGGAAAAACCCTCCCCACGGCTGGGCCCTGCCCGGGGGGTTCGTCGATTACGGCGAGTCCTTCGAGGATGCCGCCCGGCGGGAGGCCGCCGAGGAAACCGGGCTGACGGTGACGTTGCAGCGGCAGCTGCACACCTATTCCGATCCGAAACGGGATGCCCGCCAGCACACCGCCTCCACGGTGTTCATCGCCACTGCCAGCGGTCAGCCGGTAGCGGCCGACGATGCCCGGCGGGCCGGGGTGTTTGTTGAAGCCGAATTGCCGGAGCTGGCCTTTGATCATGCGCGCATCCTGCGCGACTATTTCGCCTTTAAGGCCAGCGGCAGGTTGCCGGAGCTGTAG
- a CDS encoding 5' nucleotidase, NT5C type: MRGTKIHPAEIGFDFDGVIADTVEAFIRIACEQHGLCGIRPEDITHFAVEHCLDMDETIAESIFLQILHDSVGCGLLPMPGAVGVLGELSRHAPVTIVTARSAAEPVHHWLHTVFPARVWAQIRVVAMGDHDDKARHIKALGLTAFVDDRAETCVQLNRVGIRSIVFAQPWNRDRHSLPSVRNWDEIRGLCL; this comes from the coding sequence ATGCGCGGCACCAAGATTCACCCCGCCGAGATCGGTTTTGATTTCGATGGGGTCATCGCCGACACGGTCGAGGCTTTCATCCGCATCGCCTGCGAACAGCATGGGCTGTGCGGCATCCGTCCCGAGGACATTACCCACTTCGCGGTGGAGCACTGTCTGGACATGGATGAAACCATTGCCGAGTCGATTTTTCTGCAGATTCTTCATGATTCGGTGGGATGCGGCTTGCTGCCCATGCCTGGAGCGGTCGGGGTGCTCGGCGAGTTGAGCCGCCACGCACCGGTCACCATCGTCACCGCCCGCTCGGCGGCGGAACCGGTGCACCACTGGCTGCACACCGTTTTTCCCGCCCGGGTCTGGGCGCAGATCCGGGTGGTGGCCATGGGGGATCACGATGACAAGGCCCGCCACATCAAAGCACTGGGGCTGACGGCCTTTGTCGATGATCGGGCGGAAACTTGTGTGCAGCTCAATCGCGTGGGGATTCGCTCGATCGTTTTCGCCCAGCCCTGGAACCGCGACCGCCACAGTCTGCCCTCGGTGCGCAACTGGGACGAGATCCGCGGCTTGTGCCTCTAA
- a CDS encoding GDSL-type esterase/lipase family protein, translating to MIKLLMLGDSLVEWGDWGKHLPEVAVINRGIAGEMTEELSSRLMDEIEACPEPDAVLVQSGTNNLLMGYMVFPAILTTMLQRLRLCYPNAPIILCSLMPMPIVAAHELEQVNRELAQAAAATDNCIFLDVVAPFREQCLPITHPGFLNDQVHLSTRGYQVWAGAISRCLGELFPDASLG from the coding sequence ATGATTAAACTCCTGATGCTCGGCGATTCCCTGGTGGAGTGGGGGGATTGGGGCAAACATCTGCCCGAGGTCGCCGTGATCAACCGAGGCATTGCCGGTGAAATGACCGAAGAGCTGTCCAGCCGCCTGATGGATGAAATCGAGGCCTGCCCGGAACCGGATGCAGTTCTCGTTCAGTCGGGCACCAACAATCTCTTGATGGGCTACATGGTGTTTCCGGCCATTCTCACCACCATGCTCCAACGGCTGCGACTGTGCTATCCCAACGCGCCCATCATCCTCTGTTCCTTGATGCCCATGCCGATCGTGGCGGCCCACGAGCTCGAGCAGGTCAATCGGGAACTGGCGCAAGCAGCGGCGGCCACGGACAACTGCATCTTCCTCGATGTGGTCGCACCGTTTCGGGAACAATGCTTGCCCATCACCCACCCCGGCTTTCTCAACGACCAGGTTCACCTCAGCACCCGGGGCTATCAGGTCTGGGCCGGAGCCATCAGCCGTTGTCTGGGTGAACTGTTCCCCGATGCATCCCTCGGTTGA
- the glgX gene encoding glycogen debranching protein GlgX, with protein MLFTVKAGSPLPLGSSVTPQGINFALFSRHAEAVTLVVADDQQRQAWVDVPLDPAIHKTGDIWHILLCDAPLDLRYGYRLQGPYDPQGSGHAFDARRILLDPYAKEIHSPDWGRPRTCLGTEPCCLLDSRPYDWEGDRPLNIPLRDSIIYELHVRGFTRHPSAKVGHPGTFKGVSEKISYLKRLGVTAVELMPVTEFNENETTFTNPWTGERLKNFWGYSPLSFFAPKCGYSSDLEAPLSEFRDMVKALHRAGIEVILDIVYNHTAEGGSDGPTTSFRGIDNTIYYLLDPWTRAYLNFSGCGNTCNCNHPIVRNLIMDALRWWVIDMHVDGFRFDLASILGRDPTGQVLPNPPMVEMIAEDPVLAHTKIIAEAWDAAGLYQVGSFSPHHRWAEWNGRFRDDVRAFMCGHGGMVPALATRIAGSSDLYQRHNRRPCNSINFITSHDGFTLADLVSYNEKHNLVNGEDNRDGDNHNLSWNSGVEGPTTNRTVHGLRSRRLRTMAVILLLSQGVPMLVAGDEFGRSQQGNNNAWCQDNAIGWIDWSLAEKNRRQLRFFRKLIQLRKGHHIFRREDFFQFGNYGPDDDACSLEILWQSLHPGEQDWSHECRTLAFLLNGCVLAPEDDDFFVMLNGQPAAAAAFTVPAPTRGRTWRRIVDTGRPGPLDIVDLECADTVQCGQTVSVANMGCVVLQSQPAR; from the coding sequence ATGCTTTTTACAGTGAAAGCCGGCTCCCCGCTGCCACTCGGGAGCAGCGTCACCCCCCAGGGAATCAATTTTGCCCTCTTTTCCCGCCATGCCGAAGCCGTCACCCTGGTGGTCGCCGACGATCAGCAACGACAGGCATGGGTCGATGTGCCCCTGGATCCCGCCATTCACAAAACCGGCGATATCTGGCATATCTTGCTGTGTGACGCGCCGCTGGACCTGCGCTACGGCTACCGTCTTCAAGGCCCCTACGACCCGCAGGGTTCGGGGCACGCCTTCGACGCCCGACGCATTCTCCTTGATCCCTATGCCAAGGAGATCCATTCGCCGGATTGGGGCCGACCCCGCACCTGCCTCGGGACCGAACCCTGCTGTCTGCTCGATTCGCGGCCCTACGATTGGGAGGGCGACCGACCGCTCAACATCCCGTTGCGCGATTCCATCATCTATGAGCTCCATGTGCGCGGCTTCACCCGCCATCCCTCGGCCAAGGTGGGCCATCCGGGCACGTTCAAAGGGGTCAGCGAAAAGATCAGCTACCTCAAACGGCTAGGCGTCACGGCGGTGGAACTGATGCCGGTCACCGAGTTCAACGAGAATGAAACCACCTTCACCAACCCCTGGACCGGCGAGCGGCTGAAAAATTTTTGGGGTTACAGCCCGCTCTCCTTTTTTGCCCCCAAATGCGGCTACAGCAGTGACCTGGAGGCGCCGCTGAGCGAATTCCGCGACATGGTCAAGGCCTTGCACCGAGCGGGCATCGAGGTCATTCTCGACATCGTCTACAACCACACCGCCGAGGGCGGCAGCGACGGCCCGACCACCAGCTTTCGCGGCATCGACAACACTATCTATTATCTGCTCGACCCCTGGACCCGCGCCTATCTCAACTTTTCCGGCTGCGGCAACACCTGCAACTGCAACCATCCCATAGTCCGCAACCTGATCATGGACGCCCTGCGTTGGTGGGTGATCGACATGCATGTCGACGGCTTCCGTTTCGATCTGGCCTCCATTCTCGGCCGGGATCCGACCGGCCAGGTGCTGCCCAACCCGCCCATGGTGGAGATGATCGCCGAGGACCCGGTGCTGGCCCACACCAAGATCATCGCCGAAGCCTGGGACGCGGCCGGTCTTTACCAGGTGGGCAGCTTTTCCCCTCACCACCGGTGGGCCGAATGGAATGGCCGCTTCCGTGACGACGTCCGCGCCTTTATGTGCGGCCATGGCGGCATGGTGCCGGCGCTGGCCACCCGCATCGCCGGCAGCTCGGATCTCTACCAGCGCCATAACCGCCGCCCCTGCAACTCGATCAATTTCATCACCAGCCACGACGGCTTCACCCTGGCCGACTTGGTCAGCTACAACGAAAAGCACAATCTGGTCAACGGCGAGGATAACCGCGACGGCGACAACCACAACCTCAGCTGGAACAGTGGCGTCGAAGGGCCAACCACAAACAGGACAGTCCACGGCCTGCGTTCCCGTCGGCTGCGCACCATGGCGGTCATCCTTCTCCTTTCCCAGGGGGTGCCGATGCTGGTGGCCGGCGACGAGTTCGGCCGCAGCCAGCAGGGCAACAACAACGCCTGGTGCCAGGACAATGCCATTGGCTGGATCGATTGGTCCCTGGCTGAAAAGAATCGACGACAATTGCGGTTTTTCCGCAAGCTGATCCAGTTGCGCAAGGGCCATCACATTTTTCGCCGCGAGGATTTTTTCCAGTTCGGCAACTATGGGCCGGACGACGACGCCTGCTCGCTGGAAATCCTGTGGCAAAGCCTGCATCCAGGGGAACAGGACTGGTCCCATGAATGCCGGACCCTGGCCTTTCTCCTCAACGGCTGCGTACTGGCCCCCGAGGACGATGACTTCTTCGTCATGCTCAACGGTCAGCCTGCTGCTGCGGCCGCCTTTACCGTGCCCGCTCCCACCCGCGGCAGAACCTGGCGGCGGATCGTCGATACCGGTCGCCCCGGGCCGCTGGACATCGTTGACCTGGAGTGTGCGGATACGGTACAGTGCGGCCAAACCGTTTCTGTGGCCAACATGGGCTGCGTGGTCCTGCAGTCGCAACCAGCGAGGTAA
- a CDS encoding DUF1566 domain-containing protein — translation MGLFSKLMITGIPAIDWEMTPEYTFGTFESWGGKERVRSKKERIYYFFIDAWDEEPKLCLMERGIKHARVVAEILAPPEMVRQCVREQGKVALFERTHPINEQLKTWLLANVVDTDDESKIIPLEEPQGADMGATGLPLREAVTAPSTIHLPDTPAEMSEEEVAAMVARYSFADQERNPSGGFAHILVDNNDGLTVTDLTTGLMWQRGGLDIMSHRSIRREVARLNAERFAGYSDWRLPTMAEALSLLEPEKLANNQYVHRCFSSEQPFVFVDATRKPGGQWFVDFKQGRAFWSSGTIPGGFGRLCRREK, via the coding sequence ATGGGTCTATTCAGCAAATTAATGATCACCGGCATTCCGGCCATCGACTGGGAAATGACCCCAGAATACACCTTTGGCACCTTTGAGAGTTGGGGCGGGAAGGAACGGGTGCGAAGCAAAAAGGAACGCATCTACTACTTTTTTATCGATGCCTGGGACGAGGAGCCCAAACTCTGCCTGATGGAACGCGGCATCAAACATGCCCGCGTGGTCGCGGAAATTCTCGCGCCGCCGGAAATGGTCCGGCAATGCGTCAGGGAGCAAGGCAAGGTGGCCCTGTTCGAGCGGACCCATCCGATCAACGAGCAGTTGAAGACGTGGTTGCTGGCCAACGTGGTCGACACCGATGACGAATCCAAGATCATTCCACTGGAAGAGCCGCAAGGAGCGGACATGGGTGCAACCGGACTTCCTTTGCGGGAAGCGGTGACGGCTCCCAGCACCATCCATCTTCCGGACACACCGGCGGAAATGAGCGAGGAGGAGGTGGCGGCCATGGTGGCGCGTTACAGTTTTGCCGATCAGGAGCGTAACCCAAGCGGAGGGTTTGCCCATATCCTGGTCGACAACAACGATGGCTTGACCGTGACCGACTTGACCACCGGCTTGATGTGGCAACGCGGTGGTCTGGATATCATGAGCCACCGGTCCATACGCCGGGAAGTGGCCCGCCTCAATGCTGAGAGGTTTGCCGGCTACAGCGATTGGCGGCTACCGACCATGGCCGAGGCCCTGTCACTGCTCGAACCGGAGAAGCTGGCCAATAACCAGTATGTGCACCGGTGTTTTTCCAGTGAACAGCCGTTCGTGTTTGTCGATGCCACCAGAAAACCGGGCGGGCAATGGTTTGTCGATTTCAAACAGGGCCGGGCCTTTTGGTCGTCGGGAACCATTCCCGGCGGTTTCGGCCGCCTGTGCCGCCGGGAAAAATAA
- a CDS encoding response regulator, translated as MKRILVVDDEAQIRTMLTQMLEQEGYAVQTAENGEEGLALVAREAFDLVITDMIMPVKDGLKFIMELVRDYPTLKILAISGGGAIKAERYLTMAGYLGDIATLEKPFKRDVLLDLVRKQIAPE; from the coding sequence TTGAAGCGGATACTGGTGGTTGACGACGAGGCGCAAATTCGCACCATGCTCACCCAAATGCTGGAGCAGGAGGGGTATGCGGTGCAGACCGCCGAGAACGGCGAGGAAGGGTTAGCCTTGGTCGCGCGAGAGGCCTTTGACTTGGTGATCACCGACATGATCATGCCGGTGAAAGACGGGCTTAAGTTTATCATGGAACTTGTCCGCGACTATCCCACCCTGAAAATCCTGGCCATCTCCGGCGGTGGCGCCATCAAGGCGGAACGTTACCTGACCATGGCCGGTTATCTCGGCGACATCGCCACCTTGGAAAAACCCTTCAAACGGGATGTGTTGCTTGATTTGGTGAGAAAACAGATAGCGCCCGAATAG
- a CDS encoding D-alanyl-D-alanine carboxypeptidase family protein, producing MSAAAAVKTAKKPATASLSKAAATKSARPTIAAKKQGSRTAAQSAAAKKSVAKQKTVGKVASSSSARTAAVTKQTKTKVKTGKRTAPGSSTAARKRTVAKQAVVSRAQERASRVPVSISPVAAGDLAPIEKQISARSVMVMDAESGESLFEKMADNPRQPASTIKIVTAMIALKSLRNDDVINVSRRAADMPSSKIFLDPNRNYQANDLINAVLLASANDASVALAEKIAGSEDKFATLMTLSAKMWGAKNTICRTASGLTADGQQSTARDLANLFRFAMQHDEFSRRMRERSICTSYGKTLRNHNKALWRLDGAVGGKTGYTIAARQTYVGQFSREGQTIVVAIMGSESMWADLEKLVDYGFRRKKQEQLAQVSLTKS from the coding sequence GTGAGTGCTGCCGCGGCGGTGAAGACCGCAAAAAAGCCGGCAACCGCTTCTTTGTCCAAGGCTGCCGCCACCAAGTCCGCACGGCCAACAATCGCCGCGAAGAAGCAGGGGAGCCGCACGGCCGCGCAATCGGCAGCGGCGAAAAAAAGCGTTGCCAAGCAGAAGACGGTTGGCAAGGTCGCCTCGAGCTCCTCTGCCCGCACGGCAGCGGTCACCAAACAGACGAAAACCAAGGTCAAGACGGGCAAGCGAACGGCCCCCGGCTCATCGACCGCCGCGCGTAAACGGACCGTGGCGAAGCAGGCTGTCGTGTCGCGCGCCCAGGAGCGTGCTTCCAGGGTGCCGGTATCGATCAGCCCGGTGGCGGCCGGTGATCTGGCACCGATCGAGAAACAGATCAGCGCCCGAAGCGTCATGGTGATGGACGCGGAAAGCGGGGAAAGTCTTTTTGAAAAAATGGCGGATAATCCACGTCAGCCGGCTTCGACCATCAAGATCGTGACCGCGATGATTGCCTTGAAATCGTTGCGCAACGACGATGTGATCAATGTCAGCCGCAGGGCCGCCGACATGCCGAGTTCGAAAATCTTCCTTGATCCCAACAGAAATTATCAGGCCAATGATCTGATCAACGCCGTGTTGCTGGCCTCGGCCAATGACGCCAGTGTGGCCTTGGCGGAGAAAATAGCCGGCAGCGAGGACAAATTTGCCACGCTCATGACGCTCAGCGCCAAGATGTGGGGGGCGAAAAATACCATCTGCCGCACCGCTTCGGGGTTGACTGCCGATGGTCAGCAGTCGACGGCGCGGGATCTGGCCAATCTTTTCCGCTTTGCCATGCAGCACGATGAATTCTCCCGGAGAATGCGCGAGCGGTCCATCTGCACCTCCTACGGCAAGACCTTGCGCAATCACAACAAGGCCCTCTGGCGGCTTGATGGCGCGGTGGGTGGCAAAACCGGATACACGATCGCTGCCCGCCAGACCTACGTCGGTCAATTTTCCCGCGAAGGGCAAACCATTGTCGTGGCCATCATGGGCAGCGAATCCATGTGGGCGGATTTGGAAAAGCTGGTTGACTATGGATTCCGCCGAAAGAAACAAGAGCAATTGGCGCAGGTCAGCCTGACAAAATCCTGA